The Corallococcus macrosporus region AGATCCAATCCTCTCCCAGCGCCATCGAGCGCTCCGTCTACGAGGTGATTGGCAAGGAGTACCGGGGCAGCCGCGTCACTCAGATTGAACTGCGCTTCAACCCGATGAAGCGCAACCTCTCCAGCGAGCTGGACCTGGACCACATCATCCACGCGGCGCTGCGGGGCATGGACCGCGCGACGCTGGAGTACGGCGTGAAGGTGGGGCTCATCTTCTGCCTGGCCCGCGAGTTCGACCACCGGCTCAACAGCATCATCGTGGAGAAGGCCATCAAGTACCGCTCGCGCGGCGTGTACGGCATCGACCTGGCCGGCACGGAGCGCGATGCGATGGAGCACAAGGCCTCGCTGTCGGAGTACGAGGACCTCTACGCCCGCGCGCGCAAGGCGGGGCTCAAGTGCACCGTGCACACCGGCGAGACGGCTGGCACGGGCGCCAATGGCCTGATGTCGGCGGTGGAGAAGCTCAAGCCCCACCGCATCGGCCACGGCATCCGCGCCGCGTACGACGAGTCCGCGATGAAGGTCCTGCGCGAGAACAACATCACGCTGGAGCTGTGCCCGACCTCCAACATCCACACCAAGGCGGTGTCGGACCTGCAGGAGCTCAAGCACATCATGCAGACGTTCTGGGACCGCAAGGTGAAGTTCACCATCAACACGGACGGCCCCTACCTGCTGGAGACGGACATGCGGCGGGAGATTGAAATCGTCGAGTCCAACGGCCTGCTCTCCACCGAGCAGGTGGACCAGGCGCTGGCGTGGGCGCGTGAGGCGTCCTTCATCCCGGCCTGACGCATGTACGGCCTGACTCGCGCATTGCTGTTCAGCCTGGCCCCGGAGCCCGCGCACCGGCTGGGCATGACGGGGCTCGCGGCCCTGGGGAAGTGGAACGCCCGCTGCCGCGCCATGCGCGAGCACACGCTGCGCCGCGCTCCCATGGACCTGTCCGTGGAGCTGGCGGGGCTGAAGTTCGCCCACCCGGTGGCGCTCGCCGCCGGGCTGGACAAGGACGCGGAGGCCGTGGACGGGCTGTTCGCCTGCGGCTTCTCCGCGGTGGAGATTGGCACCGTCACGCCGAAGCCCCAGCCCGGCAACCCGAAGCCGCGCCTGTTCCGGCTGCCGGAGCACCGCGCGGTCATCAACCGCATGGGCTTCAACAACCACGGCGCGGCCACCGCGGCGGAGCGCCTCAAGGGCCGCACGTGGAAGCCCGGCCCGCTGGGCGTGAACATCGGCAAGAACAAGGACACGCCGCTGGAGCGCGCGGTGGATGACTACGTGGCGTGCGTGGACGCGCTCGCGCCGCTGGGGGACTACGTCGTCGTCAACGCGTCGTCGCCCAACACGCCGGGCCTGCGCAAGCTCCAGGAGCCGGAGCAGCTCTCCGCGCTGCTGCTCGCGGTGCGCGAGCGCATGGAGGCCGTGGCTCCGGGCACGCCGCTGTTCCTGAAGATCGCCCCGGACCTTACGCCCGAGGCCGTGGATGAAGTGGTGGACGTGGCCATGGAGCGCGGCCTGTCCGGGCTCATCGCCACCAACACCACCCTCACCCGCCCCTTCGAGCACGAGCACGCGAAGGAGGCCGGCGGCCTGTCCGGCGCCCCCGTGCGGGAGCTGGCCAACGCCGTCATCCGCCGCGCCTATCAGCGCAGCCGGGGCGCCCTGCCCCTCATCGGCGTGGGCGGCGTGTTCACCGCGCAGGACGTCTACGAGAAGCTGCGCGCGGGCGCCACCGTGGTGCAGGTGTACACGGGCTTCATCTACGAGGGCCCGGGCATGGTGGACCGCATCCTCCCGGAGCTGGGCGCGCTGCTCACCCGGGACGGCTTCGCATCCGTGCGGGACGTGATTGGCGTGGATGCCCACACGGGCACGCCCGCCGTCCCCGCGTAGCCAGCGGCTCTCCGTCGGCTTTCGAGCACCAGACCTGTCCCGCGGGGCAGCTTCACGCGTGTCCACCTCGCAGCACCTTCCTCGCATCTGGGGGCAGGGAGGCGGACATGCGGACGAGGTCGTGGTGGTGCGCGGTGGCGGCGGCGGGCAGCTTGATGGGGTGCGGTGCCGGACCGGAGGCCGGGGACTCCGGGAGGACTCCGGAGGTGGCGGAGGTCCAGGCGCGGATGGACGCCGCGTGGGGCACGCGGGAGGTGAAACAGGTGCTCCCTGACGGCCGGACTCCGGGGACGCAGCTGGACAAGGAGCCCCGTCCCGACCTCCTGACGAACGTCGCGGGCACGCTCTACTTCGTGGTGCAGGAGGAGGATCAGCGCATCGCGCTGTGGAAGAGCGACGGGACACCCGGGGGCACCGTCGTGGTGAAGGCGTTCAAGCCGACGAACGCGCTGCTGGGGGGCCTGCGCATCACCGGCATGACGCCGCTGGGTTCGCGGCTGTTCTTCCACCTGTACGAGCCGGAGCTGGGCTGGGAGCTCTGGGTGAGCGATGGCACCCCCGAGGGCACCCGGCCCGTCGAGGACCTGGCGGCGGGGCCCGCGGACTCGAACCTGTTCAATTTCACGCAGCTCAACGGCGCGCTGTCCTTCTTCCGGCACGCGCCCTACGGCCAGGGCTTCACGCAGCTGTGGCGCTCGGATGGCACCGCGGCCGGCACGGTCATGCTGCGGGACTTTGGCCGCTTCACCAGCACCTCCGGTGAGGTGCTCCCCTCCTCCGGCCTCCGCGTGTTCCTCACCGAGGACTTCGAGGAGACCGTGCGGCTGTGGCGCACGGACGGCACGGCGGCCGGGACGTTCCAGCTCAAGGACTTCGGCATCCCGGGGCTGTACACGGGCACGGTCGTGTGGACCCGGCAGGTGGGGGACTCGATGCTGTTCGTCCTCCGCGACGCGGAGAACGGCACGCGGCTGTGGCGGACGGACGGCACCGTCGCGGGGACGCGGATGTTGAAGCGGCTGGATGCGTCCTGGGACGTGTCCATGGGCGTCCCCCAGGTCGTGGACGGCACGGTGGTCTTCACCCTCACCGACGCCGGCCCCAGCCTGGAGGTCTGGAAGACGGACGGGACGGAGGCCGGCACGGCGCGGCTGGACGCGTTCGGCCGGGACGGCCGGCTGCTGGGTGTCGTGGATTCCTCCGTCACGGTGCTCACGCTCACCGACGACGCGCGTTACCTGAAGCTGTGGCGGCTGCCGCTGGCCGGAGGCCTCAAGCAGGGCGTCACGGTCCTCTCCAATCCCTACGCGGATGATCCGAAGGCGGTGCCGGGCCTGCGCAACGCGGTGACGGTGGGCCATCGCATCTACTTCGCCCAGACGCTGGGCGCCCGCGTCCAGACGCCTCGGGACGTGGAGCTGTGGGTGACGGATGGCACGGCGGGCGGCACACGGCGTCTGTCCTCCGGTCTCACCCGGCCGGATGTGTTTCATTCGCCGCTCATCGCGCTGGACTCCGGCGGTCTGCTGTTCTCCGCGAAGGGCAATGTCTGGGTCACGGACGGAACGGTCCAGGGCACCCGCGCGGTGGATTCGCTGACCGCGAACAAGTCTCCGATGGAGGCGGCTGCCTTCACCCGCGTGGGGGAAGACATCTTCTTCCGCGCCCTCCCCGGCGCCCCTGGCTTCTCGCTGTGGGCCGTTCCCGCTACGAGGCCTTGAGCATCCATCCCGCTGGCCGCTGGCCCAAGGGGACGTTGAACCCCGCCGTTCTCCACAAGGCCCCGCGCGACCTCCCCGGTGGCGAGTAGCGGCCAGTCGGGAACGGCGGGGTGTCTGCCTTTGGACGGTGACGCGCTGCATTACAGACGCCACTTCGGGTTTCCTGGAATCTGAGGAAACTCGGAGCGGGCTGGGGCCGATGATGGTTCCAGGAACTCCGCCGCCCGAGGTGCTTCGTGAAGCTCCACCGTCCGCTGTCGAGCCCCCCGAAGCCCGAGCAGCCCACCCCGCCTCCGGCCGTCCACCGTGCCTCCGGACAGAGCATCCTCGGCGGTGGCCGGGGCAGCAGCACCAGCGCCCAGGGCTGCAAGTCTCCGCCGGGCCCCCAGGATGACCACTTCCATCACCGCGACGGCGGTGCGCGGCCCTGCGCCTCCGGCTCCAGCGTGAGGGGCGGCGGCGGCGGGCACTCCGGCAACGTCTCGTGCAGCTTCGTCCCCCCGGACGGCTCCGCGTCTGGGAAAACCCAGCCGAAGCCGTTCGAGAAGCTGGCGGAGAAGCTCCGCGACCTGTTCAAGCGGCTGTTCGGGGACGCGCCGGTCGCCCACTCTCCGGGCCGCGTGGCGACGGGCGACAGCAGCCGGACCTCGGGGTCCTCGCACTCCGGCAGTGGCCAGGGCCGCATTGGCGTCGAGGAGGAACTCCAGGCCGGCGCCTCCACGGCCCGGTCCGCGCGCTGAGCCGCGGCCCGTTCCTGCGCTCCGGGCGCGAGTGACGGTAGGCTTGCCCCGGAATGAACGACGTCCAGCGATTCGGGCCGTACCGCGTGCTGCGGGACATCGGCGAAGGCGGCATGGGGCGCGTCTCGCTCGCGGAGCGCGAGGGCTGGGAAGAGCCGGTCGTCCTCAAGCGCATCCACTCCGAGCACGCCGCCGACGCCCGCTTCCGCCGCCGGCTGCTGCGCGAGGCCGAGGTCGCCGCCGGGCTGCACCACCTCAACGTGGTGCGGGTGCTGGAGACGGGCGTCATCGACGACCAGGTGTACCTGTCCATG contains the following coding sequences:
- the add gene encoding adenosine deaminase, which produces MVRDLIDLHIHVGGAVAPHILWSIAHQQGFKLPVKNYFDFVELITSRPGKVGSLDDYLKILHTWTEKIQSSPSAIERSVYEVIGKEYRGSRVTQIELRFNPMKRNLSSELDLDHIIHAALRGMDRATLEYGVKVGLIFCLAREFDHRLNSIIVEKAIKYRSRGVYGIDLAGTERDAMEHKASLSEYEDLYARARKAGLKCTVHTGETAGTGANGLMSAVEKLKPHRIGHGIRAAYDESAMKVLRENNITLELCPTSNIHTKAVSDLQELKHIMQTFWDRKVKFTINTDGPYLLETDMRREIEIVESNGLLSTEQVDQALAWAREASFIPA
- a CDS encoding quinone-dependent dihydroorotate dehydrogenase yields the protein MYGLTRALLFSLAPEPAHRLGMTGLAALGKWNARCRAMREHTLRRAPMDLSVELAGLKFAHPVALAAGLDKDAEAVDGLFACGFSAVEIGTVTPKPQPGNPKPRLFRLPEHRAVINRMGFNNHGAATAAERLKGRTWKPGPLGVNIGKNKDTPLERAVDDYVACVDALAPLGDYVVVNASSPNTPGLRKLQEPEQLSALLLAVRERMEAVAPGTPLFLKIAPDLTPEAVDEVVDVAMERGLSGLIATNTTLTRPFEHEHAKEAGGLSGAPVRELANAVIRRAYQRSRGALPLIGVGGVFTAQDVYEKLRAGATVVQVYTGFIYEGPGMVDRILPELGALLTRDGFASVRDVIGVDAHTGTPAVPA